In Panicum virgatum strain AP13 chromosome 5K, P.virgatum_v5, whole genome shotgun sequence, the genomic window TCGCAaggcggcgatggtggcgacGACGGTACCGCCCGGTTTAGCGACGGTGGTCCCGCCCGCCGCGACCTCCGGCAccccccgccgcggccccgcgTCGCAAGGCAGCGACAGCGGCACCCCGCGCACTGCGGCCTCCGGCGCGCCCCGCAcggcatcgccgccgcctccggctcgcCCCGCTGCTCCCTCGCGACGCCCAGGAGCGGCCCCTCCGACTGCCGCGTCCGGATCCGGGCGGAGACCAGAGTGCGGCGGCCAGATCCGCTGGCGCTGCCTGCGCCCATCTGGtcgccggccgcgccctccACTGTTGAGggagggcggcgacggtggATGTGTGAGGGGAGGTGGGGAGAGAAGGCAGCAGGAGAGGCAGGGGGAGGAGGCGTCGAGTGGGGTGGGATTTTTTTTCCGCCCGCATTTGGATTCGAACTCCGGCGGCTTGGTGGTTGCCGTAGCGAGCATGCGCGGGCGGAAAGCGAGGCTTCAACGCGTTGAAGCCTTCGTTCCGTAGCCGTCGGATTGAGTAGAAGGCTTGTAGCGGCTGATATGAGCCATCGATTTTGATGTAGTAATATTTTCTGGGTACAAGTATTCGAGTGCACAAAGATGTAGCTTCTCAGCGGAGGGCAATTTGCGGGGTGGACGGAGCCTAATTCAATCCGTCCCTTATAGGATGGATTCGGTTTAGCATCAGACGATTTATTGCTAACATTTTCAGCATGCTCTTTAAAATGTTTCCTAATATCAGCCGGCGATAAAGGAAGCAAAGTAATCTTTTTGTCCTTATGCATGAGAGTATATGTATTAGTTCTACCATGGTGTGCAGCATCAGTATCAAATTCCCATGGTCGTCCTAACAATAACGACGATGATTGCATAGGTACAACATCAAAATCAGCATAGTCACGATAAGAACCAACAGAAAAGTGGATGCGTGCTGATTTAGTTACCTTAGTCTTACCACAATTGTTGAACCATTCTAGGTAGTAGGGTGAGGGATTGAACGAGTGGTCAAGCCAAGCTTCTTGACCAAATCTAAACTCACCAAGTTGCTGCAACTTCCACTATCAATTATGGTGAGAACACGACAATCCTGCACGATGAGAAACATGTGGAACAAATTTTTGCGTTGGAGCTTTGCCTCATCCTCTTGGTTTGCTTTAGAAGTCAACACACGCTGCACAAGAAGACTAGGAAAATCTGCAGTTGCAGCTATGGAATCAATTGCCTCACCCTCATCTTCTTCCGAATCTGAAACAATGTTAGCTGCAAGGACCAAATCATCCTCAACATCACTAGCACTtacatatccattaccatcagGTGCAGTGATGAAAGCACGAGCACTTGGACAATCCTTCATGACATGTCCCATTCCCTTGCAGCGATGGCACACGATGTTTGTAGATGATCTACTCGAAGACCCCCTTTCAAGCGTAGCATGCTTCTTGTGTTGTTGGGCCTGCACAGTAGATACATTGCTTACCTCAGAAACTGGCACAGGAGCTGGTGGTGTTGCTGGTGGCTTAGCAACAGGCGCCTTGGGCTTCTCAACGTCGGAACACTGCTGAAACAATCTCCCAGTATTAGACCTGAAAGAATGTTGGGCAATGCGGCGTCCCTGTACTTCCCGTTCTGCCTTAAGAGCAAGATGATacaattgggaaaaacgattCCAGTCTTTGTAATCAAGAATATCTTGTATATCACGATTTAAACCACCAAAGAACCTAGCACtaatgtcctcatcatcctcatgaATACCACAACGTGCTAGACCAATAAGCAATTCCTGATAATATTCCTCGACTCCTTTATCACcttgttttaaattttgcaattttAAACGTAGATCACGCTGGTAATAAGGAGGAACAAAACGAGACTTCATGCGTTGTTTCAAAACAGGCCAAGTTTgaggcacagcagcagcattaCCAGCATTGCAAAGATCAGTCCACCAAAACAAAGCAAAGCTAGTAAATTCACTAGTAGCAAGTCTAACTCTATGCTCATTAGGAACCAAATGAGAATTAAACTTTTGCTCAACAGCAAGTTCCCAATCCAGATAAGCCTCAGGATCAGCAGTGCCAGCAAAAGGAATCATGGTAAATTTGGCTTTAGCAAAAGGATCATTGTTACCACGATTT contains:
- the LOC120707121 gene encoding uncharacterized protein LOC120707121 isoform X2 — translated: MLATATTKPPEFESKCGRKKNPTPLDASSPCLSCCLLSPPPLTHPPSPPSLNSGGRGRRPDGRRQRQRIWPPHSGLRPDPDAAVGGAAPGRREGAAGRAGGGGDAVRGAPEAAVRGVPLSLPCDAGPRRGVPEVAAGGTTVAKPGGTVVATIAALRCEAAAGAPKVVAGGATIAVGRGRRRRFSSQHGDLRSPLPQGRHHIAATRTMTTRASAMGSRPIGRRPQGRAPLARRRWRETQQRSSGARGRTSGSCSGRFCPPADLGLSTSSCSSKFKTDSMLSEDVGTSVELLPLERQAREQQP
- the LOC120707121 gene encoding uncharacterized protein LOC120707121 isoform X5, which gives rise to MLATATTKPPEFESKCGRKKNPTPLDASSPCLSCCLLSPPPLTHPPSPPSLNSGGRGRRPDGRRQRQRIWPPHSGLRPDPDAAVGGAAPGRREGAAGRAGGGGDAVRGAPEAAVRGVPLSLPCDAGPRRGVPEVAAGGTTVAKPGGTVVATIAALRCEAAAGAPKVVAGGATIAVGRGRRRRFSSQHGDLRSPLPQGRHHIAATRTMTTRASAMGSRPIGRRPQGRAPLARRRWRETQQRSSGARGRTSGSCSGRFCPPADLGLSTSSCSSKESSSKLIRC
- the LOC120707121 gene encoding uncharacterized protein LOC120707121 isoform X4 codes for the protein MLATATTKPPEFESKCGRKKNPTPLDASSPCLSCCLLSPPPLTHPPSPPSLNSGGRGRRPDGRRQRQRIWPPHSGLRPDPDAAVGGAAPGRREGAAGRAGGGGDAVRGAPEAAVRGVPLSLPCDAGPRRGVPEVAAGGTTVAKPGGTVVATIAALRCEAAAGAPKVVAGGATIAVGRGRRRRFSSQHGDLRSPLPQGRHHIAATRTMTTRASAMGSRPIGRRPQGRAPLARRRWRETQQRSSGARGRTSGSCSGRFCPPADLGLSTSSCSSKESSSKLIRCCLKMWAPP
- the LOC120707121 gene encoding uncharacterized protein LOC120707121 isoform X3; amino-acid sequence: MLATATTKPPEFESKCGRKKNPTPLDASSPCLSCCLLSPPPLTHPPSPPSLNSGGRGRRPDGRRQRQRIWPPHSGLRPDPDAAVGGAAPGRREGAAGRAGGGGDAVRGAPEAAVRGVPLSLPCDAGPRRGVPEVAAGGTTVAKPGGTVVATIAALRCEAAAGAPKVVAGGATIAVGRGRRRRFSSQHGDLRSPLPQGRHHIAATRTMTTRASAMGSRPIGRRPQGRAPLARRRWRETQQRSSGARGRTSGSCSGRFCPPADLGLSTSSCSSKNVMMVIQDWLSGEQFKTDSMLSRTMMMM